A genomic window from Sulfurospirillum multivorans DSM 12446 includes:
- a CDS encoding sulfurtransferase TusA family protein: protein MSRYTIPEMVYEDLEIFKKNHAEFLAGTLDELTFKTMRVPFGVYEQREANTFMVRIKLAGGILTPKQLLTLSDLAEKYAHEAIHITTRGGAQLHYVKIEDIIDIITKLHSIDLSGRGGGGNTVRNVMADPLAGTAKDEIFDVSPYALAITTKMLEQKDSFALPRKFKITFSGSEADRGYATIHDVGFIAKIENGVKGFKLFVAGGMGAKSRVGSKFLDFVPDTEVFLYSQAIKQVFDQNGNRKNKHAARLRFLIEELGMDEFRRLVNVEIEALKAKGGWEMPVAEIERTQGDTTHEPFSVPESISKWWNRYVYAQKQEGLYGCKVPVHLGDIHFNNARALANALLPFGEDVLRFTGDQNLYIRNLTAPQMASLHDILQKFSVEVSKPTLFGDMVACTGATTCQLGIARPRGAVDAIQKRLNKLIDERDYDALQGFKIHLSGCPNSCGKHLIGDLGFFGKVQRNEGYSYPAYNVVAGSRTSGEGSVYAQKAGDVAAFHVPAFVEEVLDTWLLHVKAYKSFADWIDDGGLSIITEISKKYVDIPSFKEDKNPYFDYDAVELFSLKGRGTGECSAGMYDLIEADKKALKEALEKEEKDYELIRLLAARMLLVTRGEDARDKAGVLKAFKTLFVDTTLLNAYFGTMLEGDADEKSIELAEEVIKLYETMDNTLKFAKEKELAAAVATQTEAKSAHFKDLSGVACPMNFVKTKMELSKIGSGEVLEILLDDGAPIDNVPKSVASEGHTVEATTKEGNGWRVRIVKK, encoded by the coding sequence ATGAGCAGATATACTATCCCTGAAATGGTCTATGAAGACCTTGAAATTTTCAAAAAAAACCATGCCGAATTTTTGGCAGGCACACTTGATGAGCTTACCTTTAAAACAATGCGCGTTCCCTTTGGCGTCTATGAACAACGTGAAGCCAATACCTTTATGGTGCGCATCAAACTTGCTGGCGGTATCTTAACCCCCAAACAACTTTTAACGCTCTCTGACTTAGCTGAAAAGTACGCACACGAGGCGATTCATATCACCACACGTGGTGGTGCTCAGCTTCACTATGTCAAGATCGAAGATATCATTGACATTATCACAAAACTGCACAGCATTGATCTCAGTGGTCGTGGCGGTGGAGGAAACACTGTTCGTAACGTTATGGCAGACCCACTTGCGGGTACGGCAAAAGATGAGATTTTTGATGTCTCTCCGTATGCCCTTGCGATTACGACAAAAATGCTCGAGCAAAAAGATTCGTTTGCATTGCCACGAAAATTCAAAATTACGTTTAGCGGCTCCGAAGCCGATCGTGGGTATGCGACGATTCACGATGTAGGCTTTATCGCGAAAATTGAAAACGGTGTCAAAGGCTTTAAACTCTTTGTCGCTGGTGGTATGGGTGCGAAGTCTCGTGTAGGAAGCAAATTTCTTGATTTTGTGCCTGACACCGAAGTCTTTTTGTACTCTCAAGCGATTAAACAAGTGTTTGATCAAAATGGTAACCGCAAAAACAAACATGCCGCGCGCCTTCGCTTCTTGATTGAAGAGTTGGGCATGGATGAGTTTAGAAGACTGGTCAATGTTGAAATTGAAGCACTCAAAGCCAAAGGTGGCTGGGAAATGCCAGTTGCCGAGATTGAGCGCACGCAGGGCGACACCACGCATGAACCTTTTAGCGTGCCAGAATCCATTTCAAAATGGTGGAACCGTTACGTTTACGCCCAAAAACAAGAGGGGCTTTATGGATGTAAAGTGCCTGTGCATTTAGGGGATATTCACTTTAATAATGCTCGTGCCCTTGCAAATGCCCTGCTTCCGTTTGGTGAAGATGTTCTTCGTTTTACAGGCGATCAAAACCTCTACATTAGAAACCTTACAGCGCCTCAAATGGCAAGTTTACACGACATCTTGCAAAAATTTTCTGTTGAAGTCTCTAAACCAACGCTCTTTGGTGATATGGTCGCATGTACAGGTGCGACAACGTGTCAACTCGGCATCGCTCGTCCTCGTGGTGCAGTCGATGCGATTCAAAAACGTCTCAATAAACTCATCGATGAGCGTGACTATGATGCCCTTCAAGGATTTAAAATCCATTTATCGGGTTGTCCGAACAGTTGTGGAAAACACCTTATCGGCGATCTTGGATTTTTTGGAAAAGTCCAACGTAATGAGGGCTACTCCTACCCAGCGTACAACGTCGTAGCAGGTTCACGCACATCAGGAGAAGGCAGTGTATACGCCCAAAAAGCAGGTGATGTTGCAGCCTTTCATGTTCCTGCCTTTGTCGAAGAAGTTTTGGATACGTGGCTTTTACATGTAAAGGCTTATAAGAGTTTTGCAGACTGGATTGACGATGGGGGACTTTCTATCATCACAGAGATCAGTAAAAAATACGTGGATATTCCTTCGTTCAAAGAGGACAAAAACCCTTACTTTGACTATGATGCCGTTGAACTTTTCTCTTTAAAAGGTCGAGGTACGGGTGAGTGTAGTGCAGGTATGTACGACCTCATCGAAGCCGATAAGAAGGCGCTTAAAGAAGCACTTGAGAAAGAGGAAAAAGACTATGAGTTGATTCGTCTTTTGGCGGCTCGTATGCTACTCGTCACACGTGGAGAGGACGCTAGGGATAAAGCGGGTGTTCTAAAAGCCTTTAAAACACTTTTTGTCGATACAACCCTGCTCAATGCTTACTTTGGCACGATGCTAGAGGGTGATGCGGATGAAAAATCGATCGAGCTGGCAGAAGAAGTTATCAAGCTTTACGAAACAATGGACAATACACTTAAATTTGCCAAAGAGAAAGAGTTGGCAGCAGCGGTGGCTACGCAGACTGAAGCAAAATCAGCCCATTTTAAAGACCTCAGCGGTGTGGCGTGCCCGATGAACTTTGTCAAAACAAAGATGGAACTCTCCAAAATCGGAAGCGGTGAAGTCTTGGAAATTTTACTCGATGATGGCGCACCGATTGACAACGTACCAAAATCAGTCGCAAGTGAAGGACATACCGTCGAAGCGACTACCAAAGAGGGTAATGGCTGGCGTGTAAGGATCGTGAAAAAATGA
- the cobA gene encoding uroporphyrinogen-III C-methyltransferase, with the protein MSTLGIALTPKRMLLIGAGKVAAQKARVLDSLDFAYEIVAESRLDAYFDSKIFTCKAFEDADAEGFEVIIDATGNEQVTQRLVALKPHLHFWLNVVDVPELCDFYFSALTRRGDIQVAVSSGGSSPTLAQVIRDKIEKILPRDLTSLIDRLKNERKKPDRDLEKLKEIAKAGVGKVFLIGCGTGYVGNLTLDALNAFELLDVALVDALVSEEIRALIPLTCKVVDVSKKKGFHSKSQDEINALLVDYAKQGLVVGRLKGGDPLLFGRLGEEKQVLSAHGISFEVINGITSALRSCTVSGIVPTIRDISKGVTIVSAHLRETLFNDDWVSILKQPLHTVIVLMAHSFAKKIEDSIAKQGIDPNLPAAFVSKIDLPDQITIVGTVGKLDKMATLCATPAVLIIGECVAKENILPAENSGKIIYM; encoded by the coding sequence ATGAGTACCTTAGGCATCGCACTCACACCAAAACGCATGCTTTTGATTGGAGCGGGCAAAGTCGCCGCACAGAAAGCGCGCGTACTGGACAGTCTTGATTTTGCGTACGAAATCGTCGCAGAATCAAGGCTCGATGCCTATTTTGATTCCAAAATATTTACATGTAAAGCGTTTGAGGATGCTGATGCAGAGGGCTTTGAAGTCATTATTGATGCGACAGGCAATGAGCAGGTGACCCAGCGTTTGGTTGCGCTCAAACCTCATCTTCATTTTTGGCTCAATGTCGTAGACGTGCCCGAACTGTGTGATTTTTACTTTAGCGCGCTGACGCGTCGTGGCGACATTCAAGTCGCCGTCAGCAGTGGAGGCAGTTCGCCAACCTTGGCGCAAGTCATTCGCGACAAAATTGAGAAGATTTTGCCACGTGATTTGACTTCACTCATCGACAGACTGAAAAACGAGCGTAAAAAACCAGACCGTGACTTAGAAAAACTCAAAGAGATCGCCAAAGCAGGTGTGGGAAAAGTCTTTTTGATCGGCTGTGGAACAGGGTATGTGGGTAACCTCACGCTCGACGCCTTAAATGCCTTTGAACTGCTCGATGTTGCGTTGGTGGATGCATTGGTCTCCGAGGAAATTCGCGCCCTGATTCCGCTTACATGTAAAGTCGTCGATGTGAGCAAAAAGAAAGGTTTTCACTCCAAAAGCCAAGATGAGATCAACGCGCTTTTGGTCGACTACGCCAAACAAGGGTTGGTTGTCGGACGGCTCAAAGGTGGTGACCCACTTCTGTTTGGTCGCTTGGGTGAAGAGAAGCAGGTTTTGAGTGCGCATGGTATCTCCTTTGAGGTGATTAATGGCATTACTTCAGCACTTAGGTCATGCACCGTTTCAGGCATTGTGCCAACGATTCGCGACATTTCCAAAGGGGTGACCATCGTTTCAGCGCACCTGCGAGAAACGCTTTTTAACGATGACTGGGTGAGCATTTTAAAACAGCCACTGCACACAGTAATCGTTTTGATGGCGCACAGTTTTGCGAAAAAGATTGAAGATTCGATTGCAAAACAGGGCATCGACCCAAATCTTCCCGCCGCGTTTGTCTCGAAGATTGACCTGCCCGATCAAATCACCATAGTGGGAACTGTGGGAAAATTGGATAAAATGGCAACATTGTGCGCCACACCAGCGGTATTAATCATCGGTGAGTGTGTCGCAAAAGAGAACATTCTACCCGCTGAAAATAGTGGCAAAATCATTTACATGTAA
- a CDS encoding aminotransferase class V-fold PLP-dependent enzyme, with translation MGFTTKALHAKPAHKDQHGAMRFPIYQCSAFEFEKSEDLEAVFKGQKMGHVYTRSSNPSIEEFELKIKAISGAFGVIATATGMAAIANALFALVKSGDNIITTKYLFGNTLSLFQTLFSDFGVEVRYVDLSDIEAIRANIDAKTRLLFCESISNPQLIVPDFSAIKAVLKEHHVPLIVDTTATPWNIFDAKKHGVDIEIISATKYISGGGHVLGGLIVDNGTFNWKNHVTLEPFFKKFGPFAFMARLRKETFRNLGSSLTAQSAYLLSLGLETLDLRVQRSCQNALAVAKHLQSKAEIISVEYPLLENSNYFANASKQFSGGGGIVSFSFSDKETTYAFLNRLNIIKRGTNVQDNKSLAIATYHTIYAEYSDEQKAAYGLTEGMIRLSVGIEDLEDLLEDIDQALA, from the coding sequence ATGGGATTTACGACCAAAGCATTGCATGCCAAACCTGCACACAAAGATCAACACGGCGCAATGCGCTTCCCTATCTACCAATGTTCAGCGTTTGAGTTTGAAAAATCAGAAGACCTTGAAGCTGTTTTCAAAGGTCAAAAGATGGGGCATGTCTACACACGCTCTTCCAACCCGTCCATCGAAGAGTTTGAACTCAAAATCAAAGCGATCAGTGGTGCGTTTGGGGTCATTGCAACTGCAACGGGAATGGCAGCGATTGCGAACGCGCTTTTTGCACTGGTTAAAAGTGGCGACAACATCATCACCACCAAGTACCTTTTTGGCAATACGCTCTCGTTGTTTCAAACACTTTTCAGTGATTTTGGCGTGGAAGTACGTTATGTGGATTTAAGCGATATTGAAGCGATTCGTGCGAATATCGATGCTAAAACACGTCTGCTTTTCTGTGAAAGTATCAGCAATCCTCAATTGATTGTGCCTGATTTTAGCGCGATTAAAGCGGTCTTAAAAGAGCATCATGTGCCTCTCATCGTCGATACAACGGCAACCCCTTGGAATATCTTTGACGCCAAAAAACACGGTGTCGACATTGAAATTATCTCCGCAACCAAATACATTTCGGGTGGCGGACATGTTTTGGGCGGTTTGATCGTCGATAACGGTACCTTTAACTGGAAAAATCATGTAACGCTAGAGCCTTTTTTCAAAAAATTTGGTCCTTTTGCCTTTATGGCGCGTCTTCGTAAAGAGACCTTCCGAAATTTAGGCTCTTCGTTGACGGCGCAAAGTGCCTACTTGCTCTCTTTAGGGCTTGAAACGCTGGACTTAAGAGTGCAGAGAAGCTGTCAAAATGCCCTAGCTGTGGCAAAACATCTGCAAAGTAAGGCTGAGATTATCAGCGTTGAGTATCCGCTTTTGGAAAACTCGAACTATTTTGCGAACGCGTCTAAACAGTTTAGTGGCGGTGGCGGCATTGTCAGCTTTAGCTTTAGCGATAAAGAGACAACCTATGCGTTTTTAAACCGCCTGAACATCATCAAACGAGGCACGAACGTCCAAGACAATAAATCGTTGGCGATTGCGACGTATCATACGATTTACGCCGAATATTCCGATGAGCAAAAAGCCGCTTATGGGCTTACGGAAGGGATGATTCGCCTCTCTGTGGGTATTGAAGATTTGGAAGACTTGCTCGAAGATATTGACCAAGCATTAGCCTAA
- the mnmA gene encoding tRNA 2-thiouridine(34) synthase MnmA: protein MKIALLMSGGIDSSYSAYLLKNQGHEVIGIYLKLHEDEKKHAINIANIEKVSHHLGIETHILDAKALFKEHVYDYFVRSYEQGRTPNPCAFCNPRMKFGFAFEKAMEMGCERIATGHYARVENGHIQEAFDMSKDQSYFLFGLKKEVVEKIIFPLGGMLKNDIKPIALKELPWLGTLESYKESQEICFVTDTYIEILKKHLDVDQKGVVKDVAGNVIGEHKGYMHYTIGKRKGLTINGAHDPHFVVNIDAKTNTVIAGTKEDLIQTKVIAENFSLGEDFQEGEYGVKVRYRSAKTKAHVSVVDGKIIAELHEGVYGLASGQALVVYQDDLVIGGGWIEA from the coding sequence ATGAAAATTGCACTATTAATGAGCGGTGGCATTGACTCTAGTTACTCCGCTTATTTGCTCAAAAACCAAGGCCATGAGGTCATTGGCATCTATCTCAAACTCCATGAGGATGAGAAAAAACATGCGATCAACATCGCCAACATTGAAAAAGTCAGCCATCATTTGGGCATAGAAACCCATATTTTAGATGCCAAAGCCCTCTTTAAAGAGCATGTCTATGACTATTTTGTACGCTCCTACGAGCAAGGACGCACCCCCAATCCGTGTGCGTTTTGTAACCCTCGAATGAAATTTGGGTTTGCCTTTGAAAAAGCGATGGAGATGGGATGCGAAAGAATTGCCACAGGGCATTATGCGCGCGTTGAAAACGGACATATCCAAGAGGCGTTTGACATGTCAAAAGACCAAAGTTATTTCCTTTTTGGACTGAAAAAAGAGGTGGTCGAGAAGATTATTTTCCCACTGGGTGGCATGCTTAAAAATGACATCAAACCCATTGCACTCAAAGAATTACCGTGGTTGGGTACGCTTGAAAGCTACAAAGAGTCTCAAGAGATCTGCTTTGTGACCGATACCTACATTGAAATTCTTAAAAAACATCTGGATGTCGATCAAAAAGGCGTTGTCAAAGATGTTGCGGGAAACGTGATAGGCGAGCACAAAGGCTATATGCACTACACGATTGGTAAACGAAAAGGTTTAACGATTAATGGAGCGCATGACCCACACTTTGTCGTGAACATCGACGCGAAGACCAATACGGTGATTGCAGGAACCAAAGAAGACCTGATTCAAACCAAAGTCATCGCCGAGAATTTCTCGCTAGGCGAAGATTTTCAAGAGGGCGAATATGGCGTCAAAGTACGCTATAGAAGTGCTAAAACCAAAGCGCATGTGAGCGTTGTGGATGGCAAGATCATTGCAGAACTGCACGAAGGCGTTTACGGACTGGCAAGCGGTCAAGCGCTGGTTGTTTACCAAGATGACCTTGTCATCGGCGGCGGCTGGATCGAAGCGTAA
- a CDS encoding sulfite exporter TauE/SafE family protein, whose amino-acid sequence MEFVLVAGVAFSASLLTFFSGFGLSTLLMPIIALFFPLPIAIAITALVHFSNNLLKFSLLARYSNYAILVRFGLPAVLFALLGAWCLEGLSEWKWGLTYTFFDFTFTITPLKLIIGLVIALFLVIESSTTLHVPNAFKKLWLGGALSGFFGGLSGHQGAFRSLFLTQNALSKEVFLATGVSIAVIVDLSRLSLYAKHWESALAQWELIAIATLSAFLGTLIGKFFLKKVSIEFIRFIIAWMLGIVAFLLIVGVL is encoded by the coding sequence ATGGAGTTTGTTCTTGTCGCTGGCGTTGCTTTTAGCGCGTCACTTTTGACTTTTTTTTCAGGTTTTGGACTAAGCACGCTTTTGATGCCTATCATTGCGCTCTTTTTTCCGCTACCCATTGCAATCGCGATTACCGCGTTGGTGCATTTTTCCAATAACCTTCTTAAATTTTCCCTCCTTGCGCGTTACAGCAATTATGCTATTTTGGTACGTTTTGGTTTGCCTGCGGTTCTTTTTGCCCTTTTGGGTGCTTGGTGTTTGGAGGGTTTAAGCGAGTGGAAATGGGGTTTGACCTATACTTTTTTTGACTTCACGTTTACGATCACACCGCTTAAACTCATTATTGGTTTGGTGATAGCACTTTTTTTAGTCATTGAATCGAGCACAACCCTTCACGTTCCGAATGCCTTTAAAAAGCTTTGGCTCGGAGGCGCACTCAGTGGTTTTTTTGGAGGGCTTAGTGGTCATCAAGGGGCATTTAGAAGTCTCTTTTTAACGCAAAATGCGCTTTCAAAAGAGGTTTTCTTAGCCACAGGCGTGAGCATTGCCGTTATCGTTGATCTCTCGCGTTTAAGCCTTTATGCGAAGCATTGGGAAAGTGCACTGGCGCAATGGGAATTGATCGCTATCGCAACCCTTAGTGCATTTTTAGGAACGTTAATTGGGAAGTTTTTCTTGAAAAAAGTGAGTATTGAGTTTATTCGTTTCATCATAGCGTGGATGCTTGGCATCGTGGCTTTTTTATTGATTGTGGGGGTTTTGTAG
- a CDS encoding ethylbenzene dehydrogenase-related protein gives MKGFLHKISTAGLSVVMASTMLLASSMFAAEYTLESAKGSPATLDANDAIWAKAKEVSVPLSETPYKPNNYKGITKTTAVLKSVHDDKNIYIKLQYDDPTMSTNREPWIKQADGTWKKMKDVDETKHENTYYEDKAAFFWNINTKGFEKKGCAIACHMAKDGMNNGISDTSPGRKYTRAAGETIDMWHWKSVRTGLSTGMTDDQYVNSNTDPKVSKDWGRSGDEKLGGGDKANVNADKTAPEFMSKNPDKTKTWILEEDKVPFVDTFKAGDMVPGIVVGKLSGSRGDIETNASWANGKWTLVMKRALVTTHPKSAEQDVQFSDLKKPYFFGVSVFDNSAINHMYHDGSIELLFK, from the coding sequence ATGAAGGGATTTTTACACAAAATTTCAACTGCGGGGCTATCGGTTGTTATGGCAAGTACGATGTTATTGGCATCGAGTATGTTTGCGGCGGAGTATACGTTAGAGAGTGCTAAAGGCTCACCTGCAACATTGGATGCTAATGATGCTATCTGGGCAAAAGCGAAAGAGGTAAGCGTTCCTCTAAGCGAAACACCTTATAAGCCAAATAACTACAAGGGCATCACCAAAACAACGGCTGTTTTAAAGTCGGTGCATGATGATAAAAATATCTATATCAAACTTCAATACGATGATCCAACGATGAGCACGAACCGTGAACCATGGATTAAACAAGCCGATGGTACGTGGAAAAAAATGAAAGATGTTGATGAAACAAAGCATGAAAATACCTATTATGAAGACAAAGCAGCATTTTTTTGGAACATTAACACCAAAGGTTTTGAGAAAAAAGGGTGTGCCATTGCCTGTCATATGGCAAAAGATGGTATGAACAATGGCATCAGCGATACCTCTCCTGGTCGAAAATACACCCGTGCGGCTGGTGAGACCATTGATATGTGGCATTGGAAAAGTGTTCGAACAGGACTCTCCACAGGGATGACCGATGATCAATACGTCAACAGCAATACCGATCCAAAAGTGAGCAAAGACTGGGGACGTTCTGGCGATGAAAAACTGGGTGGTGGCGATAAAGCAAACGTCAATGCAGACAAAACAGCGCCAGAATTTATGAGCAAAAATCCAGATAAAACCAAAACATGGATACTCGAAGAAGATAAAGTTCCTTTTGTCGATACCTTTAAAGCGGGTGATATGGTTCCCGGTATTGTGGTTGGTAAACTGAGTGGTTCTCGTGGTGACATCGAAACCAATGCGTCTTGGGCAAATGGTAAATGGACACTTGTGATGAAAAGAGCTTTAGTAACAACCCATCCAAAATCAGCAGAGCAAGATGTTCAATTTAGTGATTTGAAAAAACCATACTTCTTTGGCGTCTCTGTCTTTGATAATTCGGCGATTAACCATATGTATCATGACGGAAGCATTGAGCTTCTTTTTAAATAA
- a CDS encoding response regulator transcription factor — protein MKLLIIEDDPKIIAFVQKGLQEEGFIVDTASDGEEGLYLAEQHAYDLLIIDWMLPKLDGLKMCEKLREKKNHTPILMLTAKTSVEERITGLGCGADDYLIKPFVFAELVARIRSLLRRSSYNFNECLSLDTLEVNVLKRVVTRSQKPISLTSKEFDILVYLLLNQNNIITHTQLQEKIWGINEATSSNIINVFIHHLRHKIDSEGEKPLIKTIRGSGYKIESC, from the coding sequence ATGAAACTCTTAATCATTGAAGATGACCCAAAAATTATTGCTTTTGTTCAAAAAGGGCTCCAAGAAGAGGGCTTTATCGTCGATACGGCCAGTGACGGTGAAGAAGGGCTTTACCTTGCAGAACAGCATGCGTATGACCTTCTCATTATTGATTGGATGTTGCCCAAACTGGATGGTTTAAAGATGTGTGAAAAGCTTCGTGAGAAAAAAAACCATACTCCCATTTTGATGCTCACCGCTAAAACCAGTGTGGAAGAGCGCATCACAGGGCTTGGTTGTGGAGCCGATGACTACTTGATAAAACCTTTTGTCTTTGCCGAGTTAGTGGCACGCATACGCTCCTTACTTCGTCGCTCATCCTATAATTTCAACGAATGCTTGAGCCTTGATACCCTTGAAGTCAATGTCTTAAAAAGAGTCGTCACCCGTTCGCAAAAGCCGATTTCGCTGACGTCTAAAGAGTTTGATATTTTGGTGTACCTGCTGCTCAATCAAAACAATATCATCACCCACACCCAACTCCAAGAGAAAATTTGGGGCATCAATGAAGCAACATCAAGCAATATTATTAACGTTTTTATTCACCATCTGCGCCATAAAATAGACAGCGAAGGCGAGAAGCCTCTTATAAAAACCATTCGTGGTTCTGGCTATAAAATAGAGTCGTGCTAG
- a CDS encoding sensor histidine kinase: MEIILFVYGLSFFILGVLVLFVRTTDSAIFFARKIWLLGIFAILHAFVEWIFLYMYLYPEYEPLLSPLKFVLLLFSYLFLFEFSRFIVRESFQKQSSKLHFLHTLYAAPVIYIISLSSLLTLILIHPSLEDAIAAIRYTYGFFGSLFLGVGLYYYGESLKKSEYVERLKIYFKIPGVAFICYALLAGIAVSPTHYFPGNIINTVWFLDTFGVPVQFFRALCALVITICSIKALQIFSDETHLKMLQSLRQIKRFSSDVSHELKTPLTAMKGELEVALKEPRTNEEYQTVLYSNLEEVDTLQSIVKNLLMLTYLEKESLKSKFTQQNLDDVLLKAIEDLIVIGSQKNIIFEIRELENLIVIGDEILLKTVFSNLIENAIKYSPYHTTIFISLTAANHMAHFCIEDEGNGIDEEKLHLIFERFYRADDSRSKQIKGFGLGLSIVQQIVDVHDGTITVKNRHPQGLEINVMLPLAF; this comes from the coding sequence ATGGAGATTATCCTCTTTGTGTATGGTCTCTCTTTTTTTATCTTAGGCGTTTTGGTTTTATTTGTCAGAACAACCGATAGCGCAATCTTTTTTGCACGAAAGATCTGGCTTTTAGGCATCTTTGCCATTTTGCATGCTTTTGTTGAGTGGATTTTTCTTTACATGTACCTTTATCCCGAGTATGAACCTCTTTTAAGCCCACTAAAGTTTGTTCTTCTGCTCTTCTCGTATCTCTTTTTATTTGAATTTTCGCGTTTTATCGTACGTGAAAGCTTTCAAAAACAGAGCTCCAAACTTCATTTTTTACACACACTTTATGCCGCGCCGGTTATTTACATCATCAGTCTCTCAAGCCTTTTGACCCTGATTTTGATTCACCCCTCCTTGGAGGATGCCATTGCCGCTATTCGGTACACCTACGGTTTTTTTGGATCTTTGTTTTTGGGAGTTGGGCTTTATTATTATGGGGAATCCCTGAAGAAAAGTGAATACGTCGAGCGCCTCAAAATTTACTTTAAAATCCCAGGTGTTGCGTTTATCTGCTACGCGCTTTTAGCAGGAATTGCTGTCTCGCCGACCCACTATTTCCCAGGGAACATCATCAACACCGTGTGGTTTTTAGACACTTTTGGTGTCCCTGTGCAGTTTTTTCGAGCCCTGTGTGCTTTGGTCATTACGATCTGCTCCATTAAGGCGTTACAAATTTTTAGCGATGAAACGCATCTTAAAATGCTCCAATCGCTTCGGCAGATCAAACGCTTCTCGTCCGATGTCTCCCATGAACTCAAAACACCCTTAACGGCGATGAAAGGAGAACTCGAAGTCGCCCTCAAAGAGCCTCGCACAAACGAGGAGTACCAAACTGTTTTGTACTCCAATCTGGAAGAGGTCGATACCTTGCAAAGTATCGTCAAAAACCTTCTTATGCTCACTTATCTTGAAAAAGAGTCGCTTAAAAGCAAATTTACACAGCAAAATTTGGATGATGTGCTTCTTAAAGCCATCGAAGATCTCATCGTTATTGGATCTCAGAAAAATATCATCTTTGAGATAAGAGAACTGGAGAACCTCATCGTCATTGGGGATGAAATTTTATTGAAAACGGTTTTTTCCAACCTCATTGAAAATGCGATCAAGTACAGCCCGTACCATACCACGATCTTTATTTCACTCACAGCTGCAAATCACATGGCGCATTTTTGTATTGAAGATGAAGGCAATGGCATTGATGAAGAGAAGCTTCACCTCATCTTTGAGCGCTTTTACCGTGCGGATGATTCGCGCTCCAAGCAGATCAAAGGGTTTGGACTGGGATTATCGATTGTTCAGCAGATCGTTGATGTGCATGATGGCACCATCACGGTCAAAAACCGACACCCGCAAGGGCTTGAAATAAACGTAATGCTCCCGTTAGCTTTCTAA
- a CDS encoding C-GCAxxG-C-C family protein, whose translation MSETVEQKALEYFSNGYVCSEAVLKAVAEKHGIDSPLIPAIASGFGSGMARSEGGLCGAFSGGVMALSLLQGRTTASAPKDPLYHNVQLFKTHFEKAFGSCECASLLGFSLGSPDAGEKFQEGNCKACKCDLYVVYAVKEVELLLES comes from the coding sequence ATGAGTGAAACAGTTGAGCAAAAAGCATTGGAGTATTTTTCCAATGGGTATGTGTGCAGTGAAGCGGTTTTGAAGGCGGTTGCTGAAAAACATGGCATTGATTCGCCACTGATTCCCGCCATCGCCTCAGGATTTGGCAGTGGAATGGCGCGAAGTGAAGGAGGGCTGTGCGGTGCGTTTAGTGGCGGTGTTATGGCACTTTCACTCTTGCAAGGACGCACCACTGCAAGTGCTCCCAAAGATCCACTGTATCACAATGTGCAGTTATTTAAAACGCATTTTGAGAAAGCGTTTGGAAGCTGTGAATGCGCTTCGCTTTTGGGCTTTTCGCTCGGTTCTCCTGATGCGGGTGAGAAATTTCAAGAGGGAAATTGCAAAGCCTGTAAGTGCGATCTTTATGTGGTTTACGCGGTTAAAGAGGTTGAACTGCTTTTAGAAAGCTAA